The genomic region AAGGTAAAATTTATCATTTTACTTCCTTGTTGGTTTTTGAAGATAATTGATTGATCATCGTTTCCAGTTCTTTGGCTACGATTGGTTTAATTAAGAAGGGAATATTCATTTTTTCTGCAATCTTTTTTACGGCAACATCTGCAGAAATAATGATTGTTTTAAGCATTAAGTTTAATTGTGTCGATATATCTAAGCCTGTCCCATCACCGAGATGGTAATCCGAAATTAAAATATCTACATGATTTTTTTCTGCAATTGCTATAGCTTCACGGACCGATTTAGCACCGCTACAAAGCATCGCATTATCCATGTTTTGGATAACGTCCATTAAGGCAGCCAAGCCGTGAGCTTCATCATCGACGAGTAATACTGAAATGCCCTGCTCTGTTTGTTGGACTTTTGTTATTGGCTTGGAATTATTCACGCCCGGA from Candidatus Neomarinimicrobiota bacterium harbors:
- a CDS encoding response regulator; the protein is MNNSKPITKVQQTEQGISVLLVDDEAHGLAALMDVIQNMDNAMLCSGAKSVREAIAIAEKNHVDILISDYHLGDGTGLDISTQLNLMLKTIIISADVAVKKIAEKMNIPFLIKPIVAKELETMINQLSSKTNKEVK